The genomic DNA ATGGGGATTTTTTTGTAATCAAGGCGAAGGAAAATGGAGTTCATGTGATTGGTTTGACGAGGGGACATGATACAAAATTTCATCATACAGAGAAGCTTGACAAAGGCGAAGTGATGATTGCCCAGTTCACCGAGCATACTTCCGCTATGAAAATAAGAGGAAAAGCAATAATCTATACCAAGCATGGTGTTGTAAATACCGATGAATAAAGAAAACCTAGTTTAGGGGGAGTTCTGGCTCCCGCTAAACTCTAATTGCACTTATTTCGAGGTTGTGCTTCTAGGACTCCCATTATATAGAAGTGGGAGTCCTAGAAGCACATCGAAGATAAAATTATAAAATGTGTTACGGAGCAGGCATAGCCAGCTCCTTTTTTTTGTACATATGTAGAAGAGGAGGTAATGATGATGCTGATGGTTGCCAGAAATTTATTTTTTGCCGTGGTCTTTTCAACGATGTTGGCTATAATCTTATCGTTTCTACCCACAATGGAGTTGAGTCAAAATGGATCCAGTGATATTCCTGTTTTTCAATCAAAGGAAACTGTGCTGACAAAAAGTAATCTGGTAGACTTTTTAAGAGGACAATCATTTCAACATCCAATTAGAAGAGTGAAGTGGGAGAATGGAAGTTTATTTATAGACTTTTATATTACAAGTCCCAAACAGTTGAATAAAAAAGTGGTATTTGATGATTTTTCCAAAGTGTTGAACATGAGCTTCTACTCAACGACCAATGTAAAGCAGGTATTTATCAGATTGATAAATTTATCATCTGAAAGTCCGAGAGAAACGATGATGGTGGCCTTGTCAGGTGATAGGGAAAATGTAAGGTTGGTTAGGAAGATCCCCAGTAAATCCGATGAGTTGAAAATTTTTCTCGAAACATACTTTCGTTTGTCTTATGGACAAGATTGGATTAAGATAAATTAAGTAAGTTCATGGTGCCGTAAATGAATCATGTATGTTATACTCTTTATGAATGGAGACGGTTAGAAAAAGAAGGATTGAAAATAGGGTGTTGGGGGATCATTTATGATTTTAAAAAACAGTTCTTACAAAAATGAGATGAATGAAATTTTGAAGCTAATCCGCAGAAATTCCGCACATCATTATCTTGAAGAGTACATAAATCCACCTTCTATATTTGAAATCAGATTGGAATTATTGTTTTTATTTCTCCAGCAGATGCAGCTATCCGTTGAAAAAATCAGGAAATATTGCACGACGGTTATGCTGGTCCAAATGGGACTTGACATTCATGAAGAGGTTGGATTGGAAAGGGAAAACACACATAGGGGGATTCGTTCCCGCCAATTAAAAGTGTTGGCGGGTGATTATTTTAGCAGTCAATATTATTTCTTGCTTTCAGAAATTGAAGATATTGAAATGATTCACATCTTAGCCGAAGCCATTAAAGAGATTAATGAAAATAAGACCAGATATTATTTGTGCAGAGGAGATCTGACTTTATCTCCTGACAAATATCTGAGTTTGTTAGTAAAAAAAGAAACGCCCCTTTATACCATTTTGCCAAGACGCCATTTGCAAATTGGACAACTCCCTTGGGAAAAATTGATGAATCATCTTATTCTTGTTGAAATACTCCTTTCCGAGAGGGAGAAGATTGAATGGGGAGATGAAATACCGTTTGGATTTGGGATGTTATCCATGATTAAACAGTTGGGACAAGTAGAGGCAAAGAAAATTGCCGATGGTTCTGCTACACACACAAATGTGATTTTTAAGCACAAAATTAAAATGATTTTGGATAAAAAAGTTGAAGAATTGCTGATTGATTGTCAGAATGAAGTAAGAAAAATTGAACCCCCCTTGATAAAAAATGAGCTCATCAACATGATTGACTTTTTCTTTTCTAAAATTGAAGAGAATAAACTATTGGCTGAGGAGATATAAGGAGACGTCTATGACAAAGCCTGATACAAAGTATGTTCACTCTGTTTTTGAAAACATTGCTAATGAATATGATAAAATGAATTCCATTATTAGTTTCGGACAGCATAAACGTTGGCGAAAATTTACGATGAATAAAATGAGTGTCCGGCCAGGGCAAAGTGCCATTGATGTTTGCTGTGGAACCTGCGATTGGACCATTAGCCTAGCCCAGGCTGTAGGAAGAGAAGGTTATGTTGTGGGCTTGGACTTTAGTGAGAATATGTTAAAGATTGGAAAAGCAAAAATAGAACAAATGGGAGTAAACTCACAAACTGATCTGGTAGATGGAAATGCGATGGAGATCCCTTTTTCTGACAACACCTTTGATTATGCAACCATCGGATTTGCTCTCAGAAATGTTCCTGATTATCGTCAAGTTCTATCTGAGATGACAAGGGTGGTTAAGCCAGGTGGTCTTGTGGTCTCATTGGAAGCTTCAA from Microaerobacter geothermalis includes the following:
- the mtrB gene encoding trp RNA-binding attenuation protein MtrB, with product MAVDGDFFVIKAKENGVHVIGLTRGHDTKFHHTEKLDKGEVMIAQFTEHTSAMKIRGKAIIYTKHGVVNTDE
- a CDS encoding heptaprenyl diphosphate synthase component 1, with protein sequence MILKNSSYKNEMNEILKLIRRNSAHHYLEEYINPPSIFEIRLELLFLFLQQMQLSVEKIRKYCTTVMLVQMGLDIHEEVGLERENTHRGIRSRQLKVLAGDYFSSQYYFLLSEIEDIEMIHILAEAIKEINENKTRYYLCRGDLTLSPDKYLSLLVKKETPLYTILPRRHLQIGQLPWEKLMNHLILVEILLSEREKIEWGDEIPFGFGMLSMIKQLGQVEAKKIADGSATHTNVIFKHKIKMILDKKVEELLIDCQNEVRKIEPPLIKNELINMIDFFFSKIEENKLLAEEI
- a CDS encoding demethylmenaquinone methyltransferase encodes the protein MTKPDTKYVHSVFENIANEYDKMNSIISFGQHKRWRKFTMNKMSVRPGQSAIDVCCGTCDWTISLAQAVGREGYVVGLDFSENMLKIGKAKIEQMGVNSQTDLVDGNAMEIPFSDNTFDYATIGFALRNVPDYRQVLSEMTRVVKPGGLVVSLEASKPPWKWYRQFFYFYFYRILPVIGKLLVNKYNEYNWLPQSLTNFPDSQELAKVFSEVGLTDIQTHLFAGGVAALHIGVKKG